Proteins found in one Acidobacteriota bacterium genomic segment:
- a CDS encoding tRNA-uridine aminocarboxypropyltransferase produces the protein MSKKMDNRSQIAETPRNVCPACRRPAATCLCGLIRPFFIPVPFVILIHPREAREHKTGTGRLTHLCLENSRILTGVDFTADPEINRLLADPSFAPVVLFPSRNPVPLDDAYFTDLRNSGKTPLIFVMDGTWIGTRKMLKLSRNLDSLPRVCLIPKDPSRFAVKHQPHPWCLSTIEAVHGLIDLFDRRGLVEAGGRHRVLLDVLQGLVENQARFASDKEGRGYRKRPAKPPDKRSVSLKNRRRIPFPEDK, from the coding sequence ATGAGCAAGAAAATGGACAACCGATCGCAAATCGCCGAAACGCCCAGGAACGTCTGCCCGGCGTGCCGGAGACCGGCGGCCACCTGCCTGTGCGGGCTCATCCGTCCTTTTTTCATTCCCGTTCCTTTTGTCATCCTTATCCATCCCAGGGAGGCGCGCGAACACAAGACCGGAACCGGCCGGCTGACCCATCTCTGTCTTGAAAACTCCCGGATTCTCACCGGAGTTGATTTCACGGCCGATCCGGAAATCAACCGTCTCCTCGCCGATCCGTCCTTCGCCCCCGTCGTTCTTTTTCCGTCCCGCAATCCCGTTCCGCTCGACGATGCCTATTTCACGGACCTCCGAAATTCGGGAAAGACGCCGCTCATTTTCGTCATGGACGGGACCTGGATCGGGACCCGCAAGATGTTGAAGCTCAGCCGGAACCTGGATTCGCTGCCGAGAGTCTGTCTCATTCCCAAAGATCCGAGCCGTTTCGCCGTCAAGCATCAACCTCATCCCTGGTGTTTGTCGACGATCGAAGCCGTCCACGGCCTGATCGACCTGTTCGACCGGCGCGGACTCGTTGAGGCCGGGGGACGGCACAGGGTTCTGCTGGATGTCTTGCAGGGCCTTGTCGAAAACCAAGCCCGTTTCGCATCAGACAAGGAGGGACGGGGTTACCGGAAACGGCCCGCCAAGCCTCCCGACAAGCGATCGGTTTCTCTGAAGAACCGCCGCCGCATCCCTTTTCCCGAAGATAAATGA
- a CDS encoding serine hydrolase domain-containing protein — MSSAMKTQMRRIARQAAAPALAFLLVFTAACETKESLERKRIRNVEKGLLHAVFIKGTTPEKMDLETRMRFYRVPGLSLAVMDENALAWSRTYGYKNGENFDPVTPDTMFQAGALSRPVTAAAVLRAVDENRLALSDDIRLHLRSWRLPPGVPDLTLRGLLSQSDGLLLQVFPGYPPDGPIPSLLQILNGEHPANNLPLAEPRRPSVVEVESESGYVILQQLLADIHGESFAALIKKNVLDPLSMENSTFEIVPPPGLESRAALGHDREGRLIEGGWRIYPESAAKGLWTTPEDLIRFVARLMAAARGEPDHLLSHVSARGLFSPQSGDRSFGFMVEGSGQDIFFHLMGKTEGYACWLFVYPYRGQGAAVMTNSSNGFVLIEEIFRALSAAYDWPGFKPVEKPLYRLDPSVYTEYVGRYEVTPDYILDVTHEGYYLVIRPTGQTATKFYVESPAFFFSVDPFIRIQFVRDDAGGVKGLILWQQDFQQEARKISLPEKSVSGDEVDGLGNRLDGDVAK, encoded by the coding sequence ATGAGTTCTGCCATGAAAACTCAAATGAGGCGGATTGCCCGTCAAGCCGCCGCTCCGGCCCTGGCCTTTCTCCTGGTATTTACCGCCGCCTGCGAAACGAAGGAATCCTTGGAGCGAAAAAGGATCCGCAACGTCGAAAAAGGACTTCTGCATGCGGTCTTCATCAAGGGCACGACCCCGGAAAAAATGGACCTCGAAACACGGATGCGGTTTTACCGGGTGCCCGGTTTATCCCTCGCCGTGATGGACGAAAACGCCCTTGCCTGGTCCCGGACCTATGGTTACAAGAACGGAGAAAATTTCGATCCGGTCACGCCCGATACCATGTTCCAGGCGGGCGCCCTCAGCCGACCGGTGACGGCTGCGGCCGTCCTCCGGGCGGTCGATGAGAACCGCCTGGCGCTTTCCGACGACATCCGCCTTCATCTCCGTTCGTGGCGTCTTCCTCCCGGCGTTCCGGACCTGACTCTGCGGGGACTGCTGTCACAGTCCGACGGTCTTCTGCTCCAGGTTTTTCCAGGATATCCTCCCGACGGGCCGATTCCCAGCCTCCTGCAGATTCTGAACGGCGAACATCCCGCCAATAATCTTCCCTTGGCCGAACCTCGGCGGCCTTCCGTCGTGGAGGTGGAATCCGAATCCGGCTATGTCATTCTGCAGCAGCTTCTTGCCGATATCCACGGCGAATCATTCGCAGCCCTCATCAAGAAGAATGTCCTCGATCCCCTGAGCATGGAAAACAGCACCTTCGAGATTGTTCCCCCGCCCGGGCTCGAATCACGTGCGGCCCTGGGCCACGACCGCGAGGGGCGTCTCATCGAAGGCGGATGGCGGATTTATCCCGAATCGGCGGCCAAGGGACTGTGGACGACCCCGGAAGATCTCATCCGGTTTGTCGCCCGCCTGATGGCGGCGGCCCGCGGCGAGCCGGATCATCTGCTTTCTCACGTTTCGGCCCGCGGCCTGTTTTCGCCCCAATCCGGTGATCGGAGTTTCGGTTTCATGGTCGAAGGTTCGGGCCAGGATATCTTCTTTCATCTGATGGGAAAAACCGAGGGTTATGCCTGTTGGCTCTTTGTCTATCCCTATCGGGGTCAGGGCGCCGCCGTCATGACCAACAGTTCGAACGGATTCGTGTTGATCGAGGAGATCTTCCGGGCGCTCTCGGCGGCCTACGACTGGCCCGGATTCAAGCCGGTCGAGAAGCCTCTCTACAGGCTTGACCCCTCGGTCTATACCGAATATGTCGGGCGATACGAAGTGACGCCGGATTACATCCTCGATGTCACCCATGAGGGCTATTACCTGGTCATCCGGCCCACGGGACAGACGGCCACAAAATTTTATGTCGAAAGCCCGGCCTTTTTTTTCTCCGTCGACCCGTTCATCCGGATCCAGTTTGTCCGGGACGATGCCGGCGGGGTCAAGGGGCTGATCCTCTGGCAGCAGGATTTTCAACAGGAAGCCCGAAAAATCAGCCTTCCGGAAAAATCGGTGTCAGGCGATGAAGTGGATGGCTTGGGGAACCGCCTCGATGGTGATGTCGCGAAATAA
- a CDS encoding diacylglycerol kinase family protein, with translation MKRIAVLLNPSAAGGRALRLKPVLESRLSEAGVVCDLHVSENEAHFRRLSRDLATRTGILAAAGGDSALQILVNEIMRLEKRPAVAFIGLGSSNDIGREFETESLDKACAALRRGQRRPIDLGRISCPGTDPVWFVGQANIGLGAVVNARMEAWAGRTPHLARAQTPAGILAVMRAFRRKQVPVSLSISADGDKTIEGTFTAAVFSNIRYWATGKLIAPAARPDDGLLDACLIGDMSFLRLARIARLAGRGGHTEMPDVRLMTGRRFSISSPDGFEVQTDGLILGLGNRTELFRDITIEAVPQAIHFIA, from the coding sequence ATGAAAAGAATCGCCGTTCTCCTCAACCCTTCGGCCGCAGGCGGCCGGGCCCTTCGCTTGAAACCCGTCCTGGAGTCGCGGCTTTCTGAAGCGGGAGTGGTGTGTGATCTTCATGTTTCGGAAAACGAGGCCCATTTCCGAAGGTTGTCCCGGGATCTGGCGACCCGCACCGGGATTCTCGCGGCGGCCGGCGGGGATTCGGCTCTGCAAATTCTGGTCAACGAAATCATGCGTCTTGAGAAGCGGCCGGCCGTCGCTTTCATCGGTCTCGGTTCTTCGAACGACATCGGTCGCGAATTCGAAACCGAAAGCCTCGACAAAGCCTGCGCGGCTCTTCGCCGGGGACAAAGGCGGCCGATCGACCTGGGCCGCATTTCCTGTCCCGGAACAGACCCGGTCTGGTTTGTCGGCCAGGCCAACATCGGACTCGGAGCGGTCGTGAATGCGCGGATGGAGGCATGGGCAGGCCGAACCCCCCATTTGGCCCGAGCCCAGACCCCGGCCGGGATTCTGGCCGTCATGAGAGCCTTCCGGAGAAAACAGGTTCCCGTTTCCCTGTCGATTTCCGCTGACGGAGACAAAACGATTGAAGGCACCTTCACCGCGGCCGTGTTCTCGAATATTCGATATTGGGCCACGGGAAAACTCATCGCACCCGCCGCCCGGCCCGACGACGGGCTTCTCGATGCCTGCCTGATCGGAGACATGTCTTTTCTCCGGTTGGCCCGGATCGCCCGGCTGGCCGGACGCGGCGGCCACACGGAAATGCCGGATGTCCGTCTGATGACGGGCCGGCGCTTCTCCATCTCCTCGCCGGACGGATTTGAAGTTCAGACGGATGGATTGATCCTCGGCCTCGGAAATCGGACGGAGTTATTTCGCGACATCACCATCGAGGCGGTTCCCCAAGCCATCCACTTCATCGCCTGA
- a CDS encoding MFS transporter, which yields MSRKAAALPLFFAVLFLSFADQSLLPPLLNPLLRDFFGGTADIVPLGWTAFLFTACSALAMLAAGVAADRSARKKLCIAGCLAAGAASVLVVFAPNGPEGYRFFLATRALAGLGAGAVVPAVFSMTGDAVGRARRASAFGLLSAAMIVGRMGGFLAGGLVAPSWRTAYFAAGLANLVLAAGLVFFREPARGSGEDELRNALDAGAVYRFRLSLKDMAVLWKRRTNLWLVLNFIDVIPGAVIVFLIFKYMEDVHNMGATVVNGLVLAVFTAGAAGALVFGRLGDIWFRRERRARVFVAFACNIVPIVFMFVFLRADFRLIDGTTLAAALSLPAVRLLGLAVAAAVFINQGVNPNWYGTLTDVNLPEHRATMVSLATVMDMAGNAIGPLAAAFIASQSGVESAMGSVLGFWALNAFLWIPVILYVRRDLESVRQTLEKRAAVLEADAATTYPDTQSVFPT from the coding sequence ATGTCCCGCAAGGCCGCGGCGTTGCCGCTGTTCTTCGCCGTTCTTTTTCTCTCCTTCGCCGACCAGTCTCTCTTGCCCCCTCTGCTCAATCCGCTTCTCCGGGATTTCTTCGGCGGAACGGCCGATATCGTCCCCCTCGGCTGGACGGCTTTCCTCTTCACGGCGTGTTCCGCCCTGGCCATGCTGGCGGCCGGAGTCGCCGCCGACCGGAGCGCCAGAAAAAAACTTTGCATCGCGGGATGCCTGGCCGCAGGCGCGGCTTCGGTTCTTGTGGTCTTCGCTCCAAACGGTCCGGAGGGATACCGGTTCTTTCTCGCCACACGGGCTCTGGCCGGGCTTGGGGCGGGTGCGGTCGTTCCGGCGGTCTTCTCCATGACCGGGGATGCGGTCGGCCGGGCCCGCCGGGCCTCGGCCTTCGGACTCCTCTCGGCGGCCATGATCGTTGGGCGCATGGGCGGATTTCTGGCCGGCGGTCTCGTCGCACCGTCCTGGAGAACGGCCTACTTCGCCGCCGGATTGGCCAATCTGGTTCTGGCCGCAGGTCTTGTCTTTTTCCGCGAGCCCGCCCGCGGTTCGGGTGAAGACGAACTCCGCAACGCTCTTGACGCCGGAGCCGTCTATCGGTTTCGTCTGAGTCTCAAAGACATGGCGGTTCTCTGGAAAAGGCGGACCAATCTCTGGCTCGTTCTGAACTTCATCGACGTCATCCCCGGCGCCGTCATCGTCTTTCTCATCTTCAAATACATGGAAGACGTCCACAACATGGGCGCGACGGTCGTCAACGGGCTTGTCCTGGCCGTTTTTACGGCCGGGGCGGCCGGCGCCCTGGTCTTCGGCCGGCTGGGGGACATCTGGTTCCGCAGGGAGCGGCGCGCCCGGGTCTTCGTCGCCTTCGCCTGCAATATCGTCCCGATTGTCTTTATGTTCGTCTTTCTCCGGGCCGATTTCCGGCTGATCGACGGCACAACCCTGGCCGCCGCACTATCGCTTCCCGCCGTCCGGCTTCTCGGTCTGGCCGTCGCCGCCGCCGTCTTCATCAACCAGGGCGTCAATCCGAACTGGTACGGGACACTGACCGACGTCAATCTTCCGGAACATCGGGCGACCATGGTATCCTTGGCTACGGTCATGGATATGGCCGGAAACGCCATCGGCCCCCTCGCCGCGGCATTCATCGCCTCCCAAAGCGGCGTGGAGTCGGCCATGGGTTCGGTTTTGGGATTCTGGGCCCTGAACGCCTTCCTCTGGATCCCCGTGATCCTTTATGTCCGGCGGGATCTGGAGAGCGTCCGGCAAACGCTCGAAAAACGGGCGGCTGTGCTGGAGGCGGACGCAGCAACCACGTATCCTGACACACAAAGCGTCTTCCCGACATGA
- a CDS encoding sodium:alanine symporter family protein, whose protein sequence is MEQFYIDLTHWITVTAENIWSYMLYILLAAGIWLTLRTRFIQFRHLGTSFKLIFAGFLGKKGGKDQEGDVSPFAALSTALAATVGNGNIGGVATALFVGGPGAIFWMWICGFVGMATKYSEALLGVKYREKHPDGMIAGGPMYYIKNGIKNQSIARPLAAAFAVCGAFATLFGTGNMMQANQMALAFQSEFGVPKLATGIVITVLVALVIIGGIKRIGAVAGKVVPAMLILYFTLGFIVIIAHISEIPKAFLLIFEHAFSPSAAFGGFVGASVKMAMQIGFRRGLLTNEAGLGSAPIAHAAARTPSPMHQGLIGIGEVFIDTIIVCTITALINLSTGMWTSGLNGTAMTAASFSSTIPVLGGLVVAFSSFFFGYTTLLGWYYYGEQCLKYLFGLKATIPYRFIFVLLVFTGSLISIELVFFVGDIANAFMALPNLIALMVLSGTVAGYSRSFFKQYPKIEDYPT, encoded by the coding sequence ATGGAACAATTCTACATTGATCTGACGCATTGGATCACCGTCACCGCGGAAAATATCTGGTCCTATATGCTCTACATTCTTCTCGCCGCCGGAATCTGGCTGACTCTCCGGACGCGCTTCATCCAGTTCCGTCACCTCGGAACGAGCTTCAAGCTCATTTTCGCCGGGTTTCTCGGGAAAAAGGGCGGGAAGGACCAGGAAGGCGACGTCTCCCCTTTCGCCGCGCTGTCGACGGCCCTTGCGGCGACGGTCGGCAACGGCAACATCGGCGGCGTGGCCACGGCCCTTTTCGTCGGCGGCCCGGGGGCCATTTTCTGGATGTGGATTTGCGGATTCGTCGGCATGGCCACCAAGTATTCCGAAGCCCTGCTCGGCGTGAAATACCGCGAGAAACACCCCGACGGCATGATCGCCGGCGGGCCCATGTACTACATCAAGAACGGCATCAAAAACCAGTCGATCGCCCGGCCTCTCGCGGCCGCCTTCGCCGTCTGCGGCGCCTTCGCCACCCTGTTCGGCACGGGCAACATGATGCAGGCCAACCAGATGGCCCTGGCCTTCCAAAGCGAATTCGGCGTGCCCAAGCTGGCCACCGGGATCGTCATCACCGTTCTCGTCGCTCTCGTCATCATCGGCGGCATCAAGCGGATCGGCGCCGTTGCCGGCAAGGTCGTCCCCGCCATGCTCATCCTCTATTTCACTCTGGGCTTCATCGTCATCATCGCCCACATCAGCGAAATCCCCAAAGCCTTCCTGCTCATTTTCGAACATGCCTTTTCTCCGTCCGCCGCCTTCGGCGGATTTGTCGGCGCATCGGTCAAAATGGCCATGCAGATCGGTTTTCGCCGCGGTCTGCTGACCAACGAGGCCGGTCTCGGCAGCGCCCCGATCGCCCACGCCGCCGCCCGGACACCCTCGCCGATGCATCAGGGTCTGATCGGCATCGGGGAAGTGTTCATCGACACCATCATCGTCTGCACCATCACGGCGCTCATCAACCTGAGCACAGGCATGTGGACCAGCGGGCTGAACGGGACGGCCATGACCGCCGCCTCCTTCTCCAGCACCATCCCCGTTCTTGGAGGTTTGGTCGTCGCCTTCTCTTCCTTCTTCTTCGGTTACACGACGCTCCTCGGCTGGTACTATTACGGCGAGCAGTGCCTGAAATACCTGTTCGGCCTCAAAGCCACGATCCCCTATCGGTTCATCTTTGTTCTTCTCGTCTTCACGGGATCGCTCATTTCCATCGAACTCGTCTTCTTCGTCGGCGATATTGCCAACGCCTTCATGGCCTTGCCCAACTTGATCGCCCTGATGGTTTTGAGCGGAACCGTGGCCGGATATTCACGGTCGTTCTTCAAGCAATATCCGAAGATCGAGGATTATCCGACGTGA
- a CDS encoding sodium:alanine symporter family protein: protein MEQFYLDLTQWVDSTATHIWSFMLYILLAAGIWLTIRTRFIQFRRLGDSFKLMFAGLLGRKSGEKREGDVSPFAALSTALAATVGNGNIGGVAMALFTGGPGAIFWMWICGFVGMATKFSEALLGVKYREKYPDGTIAGGPMYYIKNGFRNKKAAAVLAPAFAVCGAFATLFGTGNMMQANQMALAFQSEFGIPKLATGIVITILVALVIIGGIKRIGAVAGKIVPTMLFLYFGIGLIVIITHIDALPRAFFLIFENAFTPTAAAGGFLGATVRMGIQMGFRRGLLTNEAGLGSAPIAHAAAQTPSPVHQGIMGIGEVFIDTIVVCTITALINLSTGMWMSGLNGTAMTAASFSKTLPFVGGLVVGLSSFFFGYTTLIGWYYYGEQCMKFLFGIKVTYPYRFIYVGLCFIGSLISIQLVFYVGDIANAFMALPNLIALVVLSGTVAGTAQAFFSKHKRLEDFEAGADAAPER, encoded by the coding sequence ATGGAACAGTTCTACCTTGATCTGACCCAGTGGGTCGACAGCACGGCGACACACATCTGGTCCTTCATGCTCTACATTCTCCTCGCCGCCGGAATCTGGCTGACCATCCGCACGCGGTTCATTCAGTTCCGCCGACTCGGCGACAGTTTCAAGCTGATGTTCGCCGGGCTTCTCGGCCGAAAATCCGGGGAAAAGCGCGAGGGGGACGTCTCGCCCTTTGCGGCGCTTTCCACGGCCCTCGCCGCCACGGTCGGCAACGGAAATATCGGCGGCGTGGCCATGGCCTTGTTCACCGGAGGGCCGGGGGCCATTTTCTGGATGTGGATCTGCGGCTTCGTCGGCATGGCCACCAAATTTTCGGAAGCGCTCCTCGGCGTCAAATACCGGGAGAAATATCCCGACGGCACGATCGCCGGAGGCCCGATGTATTACATCAAGAACGGTTTCCGCAACAAGAAGGCGGCGGCCGTGCTGGCCCCGGCCTTCGCCGTCTGCGGCGCTTTTGCCACCCTCTTCGGCACCGGCAACATGATGCAGGCCAACCAGATGGCCCTGGCCTTCCAGAGCGAATTCGGAATCCCCAAACTGGCCACCGGAATCGTGATCACCATTCTCGTGGCCCTGGTCATCATCGGCGGGATCAAGCGGATCGGCGCCGTGGCCGGGAAGATCGTTCCGACCATGCTGTTTCTTTATTTCGGAATCGGGCTGATCGTCATCATCACCCATATCGACGCCCTGCCGCGGGCTTTTTTCCTGATTTTCGAAAACGCCTTCACTCCGACGGCGGCCGCCGGCGGCTTCCTCGGAGCCACCGTTCGCATGGGCATTCAGATGGGCTTCCGCCGCGGCCTGCTGACCAACGAGGCGGGTTTGGGAAGCGCCCCGATCGCCCACGCCGCCGCCCAAACGCCCTCGCCCGTCCACCAGGGGATCATGGGCATCGGCGAGGTCTTCATCGACACCATCGTCGTCTGCACCATCACGGCGCTCATCAATCTCAGCACCGGGATGTGGATGAGCGGGCTCAACGGAACGGCCATGACCGCCGCCTCGTTCTCCAAAACGTTGCCCTTTGTCGGAGGGCTTGTCGTCGGCCTGTCTTCGTTTTTCTTCGGCTATACAACCTTGATCGGCTGGTATTACTACGGCGAGCAATGCATGAAGTTCCTTTTTGGAATCAAGGTGACTTACCCCTACCGGTTCATCTACGTCGGTCTTTGCTTTATCGGCTCTCTCATTTCCATTCAGCTCGTCTTCTATGTCGGCGACATCGCCAACGCCTTCATGGCTCTGCCGAACCTCATTGCGCTCGTCGTGCTCAGCGGCACGGTGGCCGGCACCGCTCAGGCATTCTTCTCCAAACACAAGCGACTCGAGGACTTCGAAGCCGGAGCGGACGCCGCGCCCGAACGGTAA
- a CDS encoding SLC13 family permease, with protein MTPEIGLTLGVLALAVILFAFEVFRVDFVALVVLLILAWLGLVTPAQALSGFASHAVVSVIAVMVMSEGINRSGIMKKTTAPLLKFSGSTEKGVVATASAATGLASSFMQNIGAAALFLPAVTRLAKKMDLPLSRILLPMGFAAILGGNLTLVGSGPLIVLNDLLKQSGQTPFTLFSVTPIGLVLLAVGLLYFLIGGKRLLPAASSKQSVEPVRAKIAETWELSPSLTACRIPAGSRLAGKSREEIRPEIDYELHLLALRENSEILFAPNRKTRFAPGQDLVLMGEPHKAEAFIRDFGLRSVTDSDLLDAVRAEDETGFAEMVIPPHSPIAGQSVREAAIRKTFGVEPLALLTGESVERGDFSDVPMKVGNILVVYGNWNRISAMADRKNFISAAAVEGGPRIRKKPLEALLCFAGAMALVLAGQPLSISLLSGAAAMVLFGVIRIDDAYRAVDGKTVVLLGGLIPLGIAMEKSGAAEFIARQILAAGQGSPSVLIYVAVAVLATLFSLFMSNVAAAVLLIPLVVVLGDLAGLDPRGLALLVAVCASNSFILPTHQVNAFLMSPGGYRNRDYLRAGGGLTVIFIAVAVGLIFAFY; from the coding sequence ATGACGCCTGAGATCGGCCTGACTCTCGGTGTCCTGGCCCTTGCCGTCATTCTCTTTGCCTTTGAAGTTTTTCGGGTCGATTTTGTCGCGCTTGTCGTACTTTTAATTCTGGCCTGGCTGGGTCTCGTCACACCCGCCCAGGCTTTGTCCGGTTTCGCCAGCCATGCCGTCGTGTCGGTAATCGCCGTCATGGTCATGAGTGAAGGCATCAATCGGAGCGGCATCATGAAAAAGACAACCGCGCCGCTTCTGAAGTTTTCGGGCTCGACCGAAAAAGGCGTCGTCGCCACCGCATCGGCGGCCACGGGACTGGCTTCCTCGTTTATGCAGAACATCGGCGCCGCGGCGCTGTTTTTGCCCGCCGTCACGCGTCTGGCCAAAAAAATGGATCTTCCGCTTTCCCGGATCCTCCTGCCCATGGGATTTGCGGCCATCCTCGGCGGAAACCTGACCCTGGTCGGTTCTGGGCCCCTGATCGTCCTCAACGATCTTCTGAAACAGTCCGGGCAAACGCCTTTTACATTATTCAGTGTGACTCCGATCGGACTTGTTCTCCTGGCAGTGGGTCTCTTGTATTTCCTGATAGGCGGGAAGCGTCTCCTCCCTGCAGCCTCTTCTAAACAGAGCGTTGAGCCGGTCCGGGCCAAAATTGCGGAAACCTGGGAATTGTCCCCTTCTCTGACTGCCTGTCGAATCCCCGCCGGCAGCCGTCTTGCGGGGAAGAGCCGGGAGGAAATCCGGCCTGAAATCGACTACGAGCTTCATTTGCTGGCCCTCAGGGAAAATTCCGAGATCCTGTTCGCTCCCAACCGGAAAACCCGGTTCGCTCCCGGACAGGACCTCGTTCTTATGGGCGAGCCGCACAAAGCGGAGGCGTTTATCCGGGACTTCGGTCTTCGTTCCGTGACCGATTCCGACCTTCTCGACGCCGTCCGGGCCGAGGATGAGACGGGATTCGCCGAGATGGTCATCCCGCCTCACTCGCCGATCGCCGGACAATCGGTCCGGGAAGCCGCCATCCGCAAGACGTTCGGTGTCGAGCCCCTGGCTTTGCTGACGGGGGAATCCGTCGAGCGGGGGGATTTCTCCGATGTTCCCATGAAGGTCGGCAACATCCTCGTCGTCTATGGGAACTGGAACCGGATTTCGGCCATGGCCGACCGGAAAAACTTCATTTCAGCGGCCGCCGTCGAGGGCGGTCCCCGGATCCGGAAAAAACCTCTCGAAGCGCTGCTTTGTTTTGCCGGGGCCATGGCGCTCGTCCTGGCGGGTCAACCTCTCTCCATCAGCCTGCTTTCGGGGGCCGCGGCCATGGTGCTTTTCGGGGTCATCCGCATCGACGATGCCTACCGGGCCGTCGACGGCAAAACCGTCGTTCTTCTGGGCGGGTTGATTCCCCTGGGTATCGCCATGGAAAAATCTGGTGCCGCGGAATTCATCGCCCGCCAGATCCTGGCCGCAGGACAGGGAAGTCCCTCGGTCCTGATTTATGTCGCGGTCGCCGTTCTGGCCACGCTCTTTTCGCTCTTCATGTCCAATGTTGCGGCCGCCGTCCTGCTCATTCCTCTGGTCGTGGTGCTGGGCGATCTGGCGGGGCTCGATCCCCGGGGGCTGGCGCTTCTCGTCGCCGTCTGTGCATCCAACAGTTTCATTCTCCCCACCCACCAGGTCAACGCTTTCCTGATGTCACCGGGCGGATATCGGAACAGAGATTACCTGCGGGCGGGAGGCGGGCTGACCGTGATTTTTATCGCCGTCGCTGTCGGGCTTATCTTTGCCTTTTATTGA
- a CDS encoding MBL fold metallo-hydrolase yields the protein MNLFHDFVEKIAHSSYIVGGEATCAVIDPRRDVDVYIREARARGLKITHILQTHLHADFISGHMDLAARTGARIYAPKTAKCAFPHVPLSEGDSFMIEHLKFDFLDTPGHTPEHGSYVVTDTDRGRDPDGVFCGDTLFVGDVGRPDLFPDMAVKLAGKLFDSLHGKLLKLPAFCEVYPAHGAGSLCGRSMSAKQRSTIGYEKKYNPALRIRNKAEFIRSLTTNMPPAPDHFSRCSDINRRGPVRVEKLPDLLELNPAEFMKKTSGKGAVVLDVRNYDAFGGQHIPKAWNIGLAGNFPTFVGWLIPWKKPVYLVADGYTQAVEAVTWARRVGVDGVKGYLAGGMSAWAAAGYPTSSVPQISAEALREMVERRADFILLDIRAPLEFQESHIPGAVNMAVQDIRTSWKELPRSADIVVLCSSGNRSSVAASMLKQRGFAGVMNSAGGIKGYRALGAPLTKK from the coding sequence ATGAATCTATTTCATGATTTCGTCGAGAAAATCGCCCACAGTTCATATATCGTGGGAGGCGAGGCGACCTGCGCCGTCATCGACCCGCGCCGGGATGTCGATGTCTATATCCGCGAGGCCCGGGCCCGGGGATTGAAGATCACCCACATCCTGCAGACCCACCTGCATGCCGATTTCATCTCGGGACATATGGACCTGGCCGCCCGGACGGGCGCTCGGATCTATGCTCCGAAGACCGCCAAATGCGCCTTCCCTCACGTCCCTCTCTCCGAGGGAGACAGCTTCATGATCGAACACCTGAAGTTCGATTTCCTCGATACGCCGGGACACACCCCCGAACATGGAAGCTATGTCGTGACCGATACCGACAGGGGACGGGACCCGGACGGCGTCTTTTGCGGCGACACGCTCTTCGTGGGCGACGTCGGTCGCCCCGACCTGTTTCCCGACATGGCCGTAAAGCTGGCCGGAAAGCTCTTCGACAGCCTTCACGGCAAGCTCCTGAAGCTGCCCGCTTTCTGCGAAGTCTATCCCGCCCACGGGGCCGGATCGCTCTGCGGCCGGAGCATGAGCGCCAAGCAGAGAAGCACCATCGGCTACGAGAAGAAATACAACCCCGCGCTCCGGATCCGCAACAAAGCCGAATTCATCCGGTCTCTGACCACGAACATGCCGCCGGCGCCCGACCACTTCAGCCGCTGCAGCGATATCAACCGCCGCGGACCCGTCCGGGTCGAAAAGCTTCCCGATCTCCTCGAACTCAATCCCGCCGAGTTCATGAAGAAAACTTCCGGAAAAGGCGCCGTTGTCCTCGACGTCCGCAATTACGACGCCTTCGGCGGGCAGCATATTCCCAAGGCCTGGAACATCGGCCTGGCCGGCAACTTCCCGACCTTCGTCGGATGGCTGATTCCCTGGAAAAAGCCGGTCTATCTTGTGGCCGACGGATACACCCAGGCCGTCGAAGCCGTAACCTGGGCCCGGCGGGTCGGTGTGGATGGTGTCAAGGGATACTTGGCCGGAGGCATGAGCGCCTGGGCCGCCGCGGGATATCCGACGTCCTCCGTCCCGCAGATTTCCGCGGAGGCTCTCCGCGAGATGGTCGAACGGCGGGCCGACTTCATTCTTCTGGATATTCGCGCCCCGCTCGAATTTCAGGAAAGCCATATTCCGGGCGCGGTCAACATGGCCGTCCAGGACATCAGGACGAGCTGGAAAGAGCTGCCCCGTTCGGCCGACATCGTGGTTCTCTGCAGCAGCGGCAACCGCTCGAGTGTCGCCGCATCCATGCTGAAACAGCGCGGTTTCGCCGGTGTCATGAACTCGGCCGGAGGCATCAAGGGATATCGGGCGCTGGGGGCGCCTCTGACCAAAAAATAA